The following is a genomic window from Vicinamibacterales bacterium.
CGGTGCGGTCCATCGCGCGCGCGAGCTCGGCGTGGCAGCCGACGTCCAGTTCCTGGGCATCCAGGAACAGGTGGTGTCGCTGCTCTCGCTGGCCGACGTCTTCGTCCTGACGTCCACGCAGGAGAGCTTCGGGCTGGCGGCCCTCGAGGCCATGGCGTGCGGCGTGCCGGTGGTGGCCTCGCGCGTCGGCGGCGTGCCGGAGGTGGTGCAGGACGCCGTGAACGGCTTCCTGCACCACGTGGACGACCTGGCGGGCATGGCCGCCTCGTGCCGCCGCATCCTCACCGACGACGACCTTCGTGCGCGCCTGTCCGACGCCGCGCGGCGTACGGCCGACGGGCAGTTCTGCGATGGGAAGGTCGTGCCCGAGTACGAGCGGTGCTACGAGCGCGTGCTGGCGGGCGCCTGAGCGGCGCCTACTTGTCCTTCTCCTTCGTCTTGGCCGACACGACGTTGAACTCCACGGCCACGCGCTTCTTCAGGCCGGTGTTCGACCAGACGTTCCCGCTCAGACCGATCTGCACGGTGTTGTTGACGTCGAGGCCCAGGCTCACGTGCAGGACGTTCACCCGCTGCGGAAGCGGCGCCGGATCGCCGTTCCGGGAGAAGAGCGCCGAGGCGCTGCGATCCACGATACCCGTCGTGGCCAGCACGGCCGCCAGTTCCGCCGCACCCGCGCGGTTGTGCACGAAGCGGTCGAGATAGGTGGGCAGCCGGAGTCGCACCCCGACCGAGGCCGTGTAGAACGGCGTGACCGACGATCGCCCCTCGTTGAGCGTCAGCGTCTGCTCCGGCAGCTCGATCAGCTTCAGGCCGCCGCGCGCGTCCAGGAAGAGCCCGTGCTGCTCGTCGTTGGCGTCGCCCTCCAGGCCCGGCGTCGGCACCTTCGCATAGTAGCCGGCGGTCAGGTTGAGATCGCCCCCGAACGGATCGAGCATCGCATTGCGCACCTTGTCGTCGACCTTGGCCGCCGCCTGGCCGGCCGAGAGGCCAGTGCCGGCGGCGGCATCGTCGTCGGTGCCGGTGGTGGCCTCGCTCACGGTATCGGCCTTCTTGGCCTGGAAGGTCGACCGCAGGTACAGCCGCCAGCGGTTGGTGAAGTAGAGATCCGCCAGTTGCGCCGACACCTGGGGCGTCGAGTGCCCGGCCGACAGTCCGGCGAATGGCAGGAAGCTGGCGGCCGCGCTGGACGTCTCGCCTTCCTGAGACTCCTCGCCCGGTGTGATGCCGGCCGCGCGCTGTACTTTGAGCTGCCCGCCGAGTTCGCAATAGATCTCGTTCAGCCGCGCGGCCCACGAGGTCACGCTTTCCCGCTCGGCCGTCACGCGCCACATCGTCGGGATGCTCAACTCCGCGGGCACCGGACAACTGAGCGGTGCCTGGAGGAATCCCGCGATGCTCTCCCGCGCGTTGGCCAGCGCCGCCGTCCATTCGTTCGCGCGGTCGGCGACTGCGGCATCGACCCGGTCCTTCCGGAGTCCAAGCTCGAAGCTGTGCGACGTGTCGGCCTCAAGGCCCGGAACGGCCCCGGCGCGTTCCGCGCCGCGGAAGACCTTGGCCATCTGGATCGCCGCGTCCAGCGCGGCGATGGCGTCCTTGCGTGTTGGCGCAGACGTCGGCACCGCCTTCTCCCCAGCACCCTTGTCTTCGGCAGTCTTCTCTCCAGAGGGCGTCTTTCCTCCGGACGTTGCCGTGTCGACGGGAGGGGGCGCAATGGCGAGGGGCAGCAACCGCTTGACGGTGTCTGCCGGAGACGTGGTCTGGGTGACGGACTGGGCGGCGACGAGCCCAGGGGGCAGAGACGCCAGGACCGTGAACAGGACGAGGGCGATACGCATGTGTCCTCCGCCACGTCTGACGGACCAGGTGATGAAGTTCCGGGGACACCTGGGGACCGCCCGCCTCTGGATGAGATGCCCTCTCGCGATGGTCGCTCTCCGTTTCACCGTCGTCGCCAAGGCGCGCTACAGTGGATGGTCTTCCCCCATCGCGTGGGCAGGCCCGCGCGACCATCGAGACCCACACACGAGAGAAGGACTGGCGTGACTGTCAAGAAGACGACTCCCACACGGACCCGCAAGACCGCCGGAGCGGCGAAGACCCCCACCACCACGCGGCCCGCCGCGACCCGGGCGAGGACCGCCAGGACGGCCCGGCCGTCGGCCGCCGCCAAGACCGCGGCCGCCTCCGCCGCCCCCGCCGTCCCCACGCCGCCGCGCGCCGTGAGCGACGAGGACATCCGCGTGCGGGCCTACTTCCTGGCGCTGGAGCACCAGGGACGCGGCGACAGCCGGGACTTCTGGCTGCAGGCCGAGCGCGAACTGCGGGCGGCCGCCCGGTCCGGGCGCTGATACGGCGGTACGACCAGAACGATTGACACGGGACGCCGTCCGCCACGAGACTTTCCCGGCTTCCCGGTAGGACGCGCTTCGTCGGACCGGTATCAGGAGGGAACCCATGAGCCGGTCCTTCGCACGCGCTGGAGGTCTGCGTCATTGCCGCCGCGGCGTCATCGCTCTGACCACCGCGGTGGCCCTGGCCGCCTGCTCCACTGATCGGGCCGAGCCTCCGGTGGGGGATCCCGCCTGCGGCCCGTCGCAGGAGTGCGCGGCGGGCGACACCCAGACCGTGACCATGGCCGCGCCCGATGTCGCGGTGTCGGCGTAT
Proteins encoded in this region:
- a CDS encoding DUF2934 domain-containing protein codes for the protein MTVKKTTPTRTRKTAGAAKTPTTTRPAATRARTARTARPSAAAKTAAASAAPAVPTPPRAVSDEDIRVRAYFLALEHQGRGDSRDFWLQAERELRAAARSGR